A stretch of the Ctenopharyngodon idella isolate HZGC_01 chromosome 14, HZGC01, whole genome shotgun sequence genome encodes the following:
- the hs3st1 gene encoding heparan sulfate glucosamine 3-O-sulfotransferase 1 produces the protein MAAVIFALLCFFPSVIPRATLAPPTDSTLRLPDIIIIGVRKGGTRALIEMLSLHSDVVAAQNEVHFFDWDSHYQRGTDWYISQMPYARPGQLTVEKTPAYFTSSRVPERILQTQPDARLLLIVREPTERLLSDYTQVFHNRLEKRKRQQTLETLLMRNGELNLDYKALNRSLYHVHLRRWLDVFPRSRMHLVDGDALIRDPLPEMKKVEEFLQLEPQINASNFYFNQTKGFYCLRNHRRERCLHHSKGRKHPHVAPEILQKLYDYFREPNQKFFQLAGRTFDWK, from the coding sequence ATGGCCGCCGTTATCTTCGCTCTACTCTGTTTTTTCCCTTCGGTCATCCCGCGAGCCACCCTGGCCCCGCCCACCGACAGCACGCTCCGCCTGCccgacatcatcatcatcggcGTGAGGAAGGGCGGAACGCGCGCTCTCATTGAGATGCTGAGCCTTCACAGTGACGTGGTCGCCGCTCAGAACGAGGTTCACTTCTTCGACTGGGACAGTCACTACCAGCGCGGCACGGATTGGTACATCTCTCAGATGCCGTACGCGCGGCCGGGTCAGCTGACGGTGGAGAAGACCCCGGCGTACTTTACCTCCAGCCGGGTCCCCGAGCGCATCCTGCAAACGCAGCCCGACGCGCGGCTGCTGCTGATCGTCCGGGAGCCAACGGAGCGCTTGCTGTCGGATTACACGCAGGTCTTCCACAACCGCCTGGAGAAGCGCAAGCGCCAGCAAACCCTGGAGACGCTGCTGATGCGTAACGGAGAACTCAACCTGGACTACAAGGCCTTGAACCGAAGCCTGTACCATGTGCACCTGCGGCGCTGGCTCGACGTGTTTCCCAGGAGCCGCATGCATCTGGTGGACGGCGACGCGCTCATTCGAGACCCACTGCCGGAGATGAAGAAGGTGGAGGAGTTTCTCCAGCTGGAGCCGCAGATAAACGCCTCCAACTTCTACTTCAACCAAACCAAAGGTTTCTACTGTCTGCGCAACCACCGGCGCGAGCGATGCCTGCACCATTCCAAAGGTCGCAAACATCCTCACGTGGCACCGGAAATCCTGCAGAAACTCTACGACTACTTCCGCGAACCCAACCAGAAGTTCTTCCAGCTGGCCGGAAGGACATTTGACTggaagtga